Genomic segment of Sebastes umbrosus isolate fSebUmb1 chromosome 19, fSebUmb1.pri, whole genome shotgun sequence:
ATGAAAACAAACATATCCAACAACACGGTGcaggaaatattgtttttttcagttaaaGTGCGTTCTTCGTTTGATGAATGAAATTAGCGGACAGTGAGCAACGATGGACTTCACATGACAATATTCACAATTTGGATTAATTTTTATGAAAGAACCTTTTGATCGGTGTATTTTTACGGAttaaaagaatataaataatcGAGGAATTGACACATATTCGGAATTTATGAGCGCTTCAAAAggtaccacttttttttcatatctctTGTTTACCATGCTGGTAACTCTGAATGAATTATACTTTGATGCTCATGGTTTCCATGAATTTAACTGAACAATTGAATTGTGGAGATTCTAACTGATCTAACGATGTGTTGCATGTCCATATTGACAAAAGTTACCTGGCGTTTAATTGAGAACCTGCGTTTATTTGTCAAAAGTGTGGCCACACCTGGCGAGTAAAAGAGACTGGGAGTATAATCGGGGCTCTGCTTTTAATTGAAGTTTTATGGTAAGTATTTTGTTCGGCTTAAGTAAATATGTTTGATGCACctctaataacaataacaacaaaaacatcattctttttatattcattaatattgaatTTGACTCAAGGTCCATGATATAGAAATAGTGCAAACCATAGACTCAATAATGTCAAAAAGGCAGTTTTTTCTTAAGCAAAAGCAGAATGGGTGAATGCATCGGCTGGACGGTTATGATTTTGTCTCAAACAACCAACACGTCATTTCTCCAAGAAGGAGGCGAGGCTGCTTCTAGCGCGGCGGGCTTTCTCTATGCTATCGAAAGTTGGAGTCCCGTGAGGCAAGTCCAGACGGTCATGTTCAGACGCCATAATACTCTCAGCCTCCCCTGAAGGTAcaatagagaaaaataatacATGTGTATTATATGTGTGGTGTTGTGGCAAATGGGTGTCTgtgaaaacaattatttttgtcctatatatacagtatagttgtTTTAAATCAGCCAGTTCATTCAATAATGTGTCAGCTAATTAACGCTAATTATTGGGTTATTACTATTGAGTTTCTGCCTTTCCAGGTGAGCACTGATGGCAGagaatataaatgtattatagcTGCTTTTACATATGTATATGTTGATTATACCCCCAAAAAAGATTTGGGCATGTGAGGTATAGACAGACAGCTCCAGAAGTCAGTGAAAATGACTCAAAATgtcaggagtgtgtgtgggtgtattttGGGAATATACAGATGTTCAAATATTACACATACTAATTTCTGACTAaccatttaattacatttatatgcATAACTGTGATTTGATGTGTGACTTTtgtaataaaatgcatttttgtttaataaacGTTTGATAATTGTGGATATGTGTGTAACAGCTCTGGCTCAAATTCAATGGAtcttgaaaagaaaaagataacaCACAGGAtaaggcttgttttttttcttttctggccAGCATTAAAGCTCTGCTTGTGTTGgggtaatgatgatgataataataactgcTTTGACTTACCTCTCATGCGATAAATAAGTGTCCCATAAGCACTGTCCATCTGGTAGGCGAGTATGAAGCTGAGAGGGATGACGGGAGCAAATAGGGCCGGTTTCCTTCTTTTTAGCGCACTGAAGAAAagtaaagagataaagagaggaaCATGTTAGTATTTTACACTGTAATTATGtgatacaaagataaataaaagcaCTCAGAGAACGCATACTTCCTTTTAGGCTACACAATTATGTTTTTGGATCTgcaatttgcattaaaatacacacagccattCGCTAATTTTCTCAATAATTAAATCCTGAGAATATAGAACgataaaatgtggaaaatgTGAAGTGAATCAGACTCACGACCACTGATGTACAGCCATTTAAATGGCTTCTACACAGTTAAAAATGTATGTGGCTACTGTGACGAACCCTTGCAAAACATCACACATGGAGCTGCGGCAGTAAAGGCTACTAGACTGTGATTACTTTAATACTGAAGCTGTGAAGACTTGCAGCTGACATATACAAGCTGCTACAGGTTGTTCTCTCACTGTGCATTATTACTGgctctttgtatgtgtgtgttagaaaCAAGAGATCATCTCTAGGTGAATTAATGTTAAACTAAACCCCTGTGCGCTGACTTCTACCGACTTTACTcatgtaaaagtagcaatactacagtatacaaatactctgttgcaagtaaaagtccttcattcaaaaccttacttaagtaaaagtacaaaagttttggcattaaaatgtattcattatgcagaatggtcaACATCAGAATaatgtgtattatattattggataaTAATTATTGATACATTAATGCAGTAAAGGTGAgtcttatttttgtaatatatatatactgccgGGAAGCTTATGAATTTCCCCtaaggatcaataaagttttatattaacttataataatacatcatcatttatttgttgattacattttgtattattatctgaagttttcaaacaaatgtagtggagtagaagtataaaatagcataaaatggcaatactcaagtaaagtacaagttcATCAGAATTGTACtttagtacagtacttgagtaaatgtactttccaccactggaccTCTATGAGCAGCGGTATACAAAACTCACCCCACAGTGAGTCCGAATGTAGTCAGTGCGTAGAAAGTCCCAAAGTATTTGAGAAACTCTCTGGACCAGGCAACCTGCATcgccatctgtctctctctcatctggTTCTGCATCAGGATCTGACGGTCCATCTGCACACAGGAGAAAGGAGACAGAAGACGTCATAACAGACCTTTAAAACCAAATGTGGACACTATAGTCAACTTGTAACATGGAATATTTAATGATCAGAAATAAATTGTTTCaggaatacaaataaaacaaaagaaaattgaCAAATTAAActaccaaataaataaaatactagaGTCTGATGTTAGCTCACCACAGATATATCTGTATCAGCATTTATGTTGGCCAATaagaaacaaaaaatgtcaataCCACAAAGGTGCAGTATGTTTGACATCATTTAGAAACAGTATCTTCATTCATATAGTTTGTCtaccagagagcactgacaactttacttttcaaatgtaaaatgtccAACTCAGTACATATCTTGGTTACAATTAGCAATGAGTCCATTTTTTTTGGCTGAGTTGTGTGAGAGCGTtaagagagagttagagagcgTTAAACCTGGCCCCTATTTACATCAATTCAACAAGAATTTACTCCGTTTTTCGGACGTTTCTGGATTCTCCATTCACCATGGAAacatacgagaaaaaaaaagctttcctCAAGAATTCAAGAATAACACTCgatgagtaattgatatacaaatgatcattttaaggatgaagtattcctttaatggtACGCGCTCTACCCGGTGAGCTACCAGACACCCCCATGAGCCAGTTATGTGTTCATCTGAAGAATATCTGTCTATATAACCCTGGATATTAGAGCTGCATCGCCAGCTCTTCTGATAATcaattaagtaatttttcatgtaaaaaatgtcagaaaaagctgttttcagcctctcaaatatggagattacctgcttttctgttttttatcatattaaactgaataattttggatttttttgagatttgtttttagattttatagaccaaacaatcgattaatcaagaaagtgatcggcagattaatcgataatgcaaataatggttagttgcagccctactggaTGTTAAAGcagtgagacagacaggcagtcaGAGGGACAACGACAGGGTCAAAGCAACGAGGGACGGCTAGTTCAGTCTCAGAAACACTGCGTCCATGCTGATGATGAACCTCAGTCAGATGAATCTATTGTCTGCTGTTTCCTGTTGGACGTTCACTCACGTCTACATGCACACATCTACATGCTTCCTTCCTTCAAAATGACTGCTAACGAGCTGACTGAgtgacattttaatttaaaaagcctttatcccttaaaaaaagtgaatgtgTCAAAGATGAGCTTTTATTTCCACTTAAGGAATGTGACATCAACTCACTGATGACgcaaaggtaacaaaaaaagACCACAGTTCCATTCAAAGGAGTCCGTGACGCAAGTGGGTGACGTAAATTACAACATGTCTGAAAAGCAACATTTTGATTTTTCTTCTcgtttgattttattattattattattattattattattattattattatttatatttccacTAGACATATGTGCATTACTCTGCACACTGCTTTTTGCACTTCTGgcatataaaaacatttgactgaGTTGTGCCATtgagtgaattaaaaaaaatcacctgtTAACGTACCACAATAGTTGTAAGCAACTAAattaacactgtaaaaaaaagtgttcagGGTATTATACAACAAACTGCTGCTAAACATGCActtcatacatttttacattcc
This window contains:
- the plgrkt gene encoding plasminogen receptor (KT), yielding MGFLLSKSMDANLKKQQEFMLHNARLQMDRQILMQNQMRERQMAMQVAWSREFLKYFGTFYALTTFGLTVGALKRRKPALFAPVIPLSFILAYQMDSAYGTLIYRMRGEAESIMASEHDRLDLPHGTPTFDSIEKARRARSSLASFLEK